The Chryseobacterium aureum genome contains a region encoding:
- a CDS encoding M12 family metallo-peptidase codes for MKKFLLICFLKCFILGFSQNLKPVAQKVSEFHNRKTEIKTYNLFEVDKTADKIAEYRKAATDITVMSLQPSELKRLIKEKPDFIEISFQFDGGRQITVEMYKHQILTNDFKVKTEKGKAVGYTPGVYYQGIVKGDNASVAAFSFFNEDIIGVASTPELGNIVVGKAKNSEDFVSYSDAKLTGSNPFACDVDGLKENQVQRPVFNPNSTSKKKTDNCVRIYYEVGFGPYTQNGSNTTTTTNWVTAMHNNVTTLYANENVNVALSEVFVWTTTDPYAGSPSTILNQFRTTRTTFNGDVAQLLRNPATTSIAYVNSLCTSYKYSYCGMNLNYQNVPTYSWNIEVMTHELGHNLGSPHTHSCFWNGNNTAIDGCGPASGNNEGCTAALPPAGGGTIMSYCHLVSSVGINFANGFGVQPATLIRNTVDSKGCLGTNCTTSCPASISNLTISNITQNSANAAFTDAASTSWKYKLTKSNGTAISSGNATMPSFNFANLQPATYYRLSVGTDCSGPNAFQLSQLFLTDGAWCDGTQFLDTGGSAGQYGDNEELVKTFYPNSGSAMTMTFTAFDLEQGYDFMYIYNGPSTASPLFANGNNLSGSTLPGPFTSTDPSGAITVKFVSDGGVTGNGWSANFSCSVLAVEDINIKNNTIDIYPNPAKNMIILSSKERLKGYKIYDEAGRLVLSDSSLKGNKQEINISSIQTGNYVITVETEKQTIHKKLIKQ; via the coding sequence ATGAAAAAGTTTCTATTAATTTGCTTTTTGAAATGTTTTATTTTGGGTTTTTCTCAAAATTTAAAACCCGTTGCTCAAAAAGTTTCGGAATTTCATAATCGGAAAACAGAAATTAAAACGTATAATTTATTTGAGGTTGATAAAACTGCTGATAAAATAGCCGAATACAGGAAGGCTGCAACCGATATCACGGTGATGTCATTACAACCTTCAGAGCTGAAAAGATTAATCAAAGAAAAACCAGATTTTATTGAAATCTCATTTCAGTTCGATGGCGGCAGACAGATTACTGTAGAAATGTACAAACATCAGATTTTAACCAACGATTTTAAAGTAAAAACAGAAAAAGGGAAAGCAGTAGGATATACTCCCGGAGTGTATTATCAGGGAATTGTGAAAGGTGATAATGCCTCTGTTGCAGCCTTTAGTTTTTTTAATGAGGATATCATCGGAGTTGCATCTACACCTGAATTAGGAAATATTGTAGTAGGGAAAGCTAAAAATTCTGAAGATTTTGTAAGCTATTCGGATGCAAAATTAACAGGATCCAATCCATTTGCGTGTGATGTGGACGGACTGAAAGAAAATCAGGTACAAAGACCGGTTTTTAATCCCAACAGTACCAGCAAAAAGAAAACGGATAACTGTGTAAGAATATACTATGAAGTAGGTTTCGGTCCGTATACCCAAAATGGAAGTAATACCACGACTACAACCAATTGGGTAACTGCCATGCACAATAATGTGACAACATTATATGCCAATGAGAACGTGAATGTAGCTTTAAGCGAAGTTTTTGTCTGGACCACTACAGATCCTTATGCGGGGTCACCAAGCACCATTCTGAACCAGTTCAGAACCACAAGAACTACTTTTAACGGAGATGTGGCTCAGTTATTAAGAAACCCTGCTACCACCAGTATTGCGTATGTTAATTCATTATGTACCAGTTACAAATATTCTTATTGCGGAATGAATTTAAACTATCAGAACGTACCAACCTATTCCTGGAATATAGAAGTAATGACCCATGAATTGGGACATAATTTAGGCTCACCACATACACACTCTTGCTTCTGGAATGGCAATAATACAGCGATTGACGGTTGTGGACCCGCATCAGGAAACAACGAAGGATGTACTGCTGCACTTCCTCCGGCTGGCGGGGGAACCATTATGAGCTACTGCCATTTGGTGAGCAGTGTGGGAATTAATTTCGCGAATGGTTTTGGCGTACAGCCGGCAACCCTCATCAGAAATACAGTAGATTCAAAAGGATGTCTGGGAACCAATTGTACAACATCATGTCCTGCTTCCATCTCCAATCTTACCATTAGCAATATCACACAGAACTCTGCAAATGCTGCTTTTACAGATGCAGCCTCTACATCATGGAAGTATAAACTGACCAAAAGTAACGGAACAGCAATCTCTTCAGGAAATGCAACGATGCCGTCTTTTAACTTTGCGAATCTTCAGCCGGCCACCTATTACAGATTAAGTGTAGGAACCGATTGCAGCGGACCAAATGCTTTTCAGCTATCACAGCTGTTTTTAACCGATGGTGCATGGTGTGACGGAACTCAATTCCTGGATACAGGAGGTTCAGCAGGCCAATATGGAGATAATGAAGAACTGGTAAAAACTTTTTATCCTAATTCCGGTTCAGCGATGACCATGACATTTACCGCATTTGATCTGGAACAGGGATATGATTTTATGTACATCTATAATGGGCCTTCTACAGCTTCACCTTTGTTTGCCAATGGGAATAACTTAAGTGGAAGTACACTGCCAGGTCCCTTTACATCTACAGATCCTTCAGGGGCTATTACCGTAAAATTTGTTTCTGATGGAGGAGTTACAGGAAATGGATGGAGCGCAAACTTCTCTTGCAGCGTTTTAGCCGTAGAAGACATCAATATAAAAAATAATACCATAGATATTTACCCGAATCCGGCCAAAAATATGATCATCCTTTCCTCAAAAGAAAGATTAAAAGGATATAAAATCTATGATGAAGCAGGAAGACTGGTGCTTTCAGATTCTTCTTTGAAAGGAAATAAACAGGAGATCAATATTTCTTCTATTCAGACAGGAAACTACGTGATTACCGTTGAAACAGAGAAGCAAACCATCCATAAAAAACTGATCAAACAGTAA
- a CDS encoding MFS transporter — protein MSETENRQPKNIKNNPKIMKAWAVYDWANSVYSLVITSTIFPIYYSILTTAYEKKEYIAETKTWIDVPVRHTIKIFGEGYQPDAVYGYSLTISFFIVVLLSPFLSSLADTIGNKKSFLQFFCYLGATSCMGLAMFTGMHNVFLGLLFSITASVGFWGSLVFYNSFLPDIATPDRQDALSARGYVYGYIGSVVLVVICLVLIQVFAKGAAQQLLFTRISFLLTGAWWFGFSQYTFKHLPQFGDVKDKLPKDLVLLNYKNIFKKHEEQGGFFEVLKDNLSFYKDIAKESFHELFKVGGELFKDRNLKFFLSSFFFYSVGMQTIFLMATLFGKSEINLAQDKLIGTLLVIQIEAIIGAVIFSRLSKRIGNRNVISIAIILWIVACLWAYFLNKENPTVEYQFYGVAAVVGLVMGGLQAMSRSTYSKLLPENSMENTTYFSFYDVLEKIAIIIGTFIFATLIEHFNNMRIAALSMTIFFAAGLILIRFLKVKIRADRETL, from the coding sequence ATGTCTGAAACTGAGAATCGACAGCCTAAAAACATAAAGAATAATCCGAAGATTATGAAAGCCTGGGCTGTATATGACTGGGCGAACTCTGTATATTCCCTGGTTATTACCTCTACTATTTTTCCCATTTATTACTCTATCCTTACCACAGCGTATGAGAAAAAGGAATACATAGCAGAAACCAAAACATGGATTGATGTGCCGGTAAGGCATACCATCAAAATTTTTGGAGAAGGATATCAGCCGGATGCCGTATATGGATATTCACTTACCATATCATTCTTTATCGTAGTATTGCTGTCCCCGTTTTTATCATCATTGGCAGATACCATCGGAAACAAAAAATCTTTCCTTCAGTTTTTCTGCTATCTTGGAGCAACATCTTGTATGGGATTGGCTATGTTTACAGGAATGCATAATGTATTTCTGGGGCTTTTATTCAGTATTACGGCCAGTGTAGGTTTCTGGGGAAGTTTGGTGTTCTATAACTCCTTCCTTCCGGATATTGCAACGCCAGACAGACAGGATGCCCTTTCTGCAAGGGGATATGTATATGGATACATTGGTTCCGTAGTGTTAGTGGTAATCTGTCTGGTTCTTATTCAGGTGTTTGCTAAAGGAGCCGCACAGCAGTTGTTATTTACAAGAATCAGTTTCCTTTTGACAGGAGCGTGGTGGTTTGGATTCTCCCAATATACATTCAAGCATCTTCCTCAGTTTGGAGATGTGAAAGATAAGCTTCCTAAAGATTTGGTATTGCTGAATTATAAAAATATCTTCAAAAAACATGAAGAGCAGGGAGGTTTCTTTGAAGTATTGAAAGACAATCTGAGCTTCTATAAAGATATCGCAAAAGAAAGTTTCCACGAACTGTTTAAAGTAGGAGGAGAGCTTTTCAAAGACCGTAACCTGAAATTTTTCCTGTCCAGTTTCTTCTTTTACAGTGTAGGAATGCAGACTATTTTCCTTATGGCAACCCTGTTCGGAAAGAGTGAAATCAATCTTGCTCAGGATAAGCTGATCGGAACCCTTTTGGTGATTCAGATTGAAGCCATCATCGGAGCAGTTATCTTCTCAAGATTATCCAAAAGAATTGGAAACAGAAACGTGATTTCAATTGCCATCATTCTTTGGATTGTTGCATGTTTATGGGCTTACTTCCTGAATAAAGAGAATCCAACCGTAGAATACCAGTTCTATGGGGTAGCAGCAGTTGTAGGTTTGGTTATGGGTGGACTTCAGGCGATGTCAAGGTCTACGTACTCAAAACTGCTTCCCGAAAATTCCATGGAAAACACCACGTATTTCAGTTTCTATGATGTATTGGAGAAAATTGCCATCATCATCGGGACATTCATCTTTGCTACCTTGATTGAGCATTTCAATAATATGCGTATTGCAGCATTATCAATGACGATATTCTTTGCCGCAGGACTCATTTTAATAAGATTCCTGAAGGTCAAAATAAGAGCCGACAGAGAAACATTATAA